The Jaculus jaculus isolate mJacJac1 chromosome 1, mJacJac1.mat.Y.cur, whole genome shotgun sequence nucleotide sequence CTGTGGGGGGGGAGCGAGGGGGGAGTCACTGATGGGCAGAGTGGGAGGCCCAGGTCTGTTTGGGAGGTAAAGACTAAGCCAAGGAAGATGATGGGGACGGTGGTCACCATGGAAATGAATAGGACAGTAGGGTGTGACTATCCAGGAGGAGGCCACTGGCCAAGGAAGGAAAGGTCAGTAGGGAAAACTGGGGGTGGGAGCCAGGGAGTGGGCCTCAGGATATCTAGCACGCTAGTCTACCGTCTCTGAAccataccatgcccagctgaacttGGAGGGCTCTCTCAGAGCCCCTAGATATGAAAAGTGGGTTCTAGGATGGAAACCCACTTTGGGTGGACCAGGCCCAAACAAGCCCACAACTCAGGGTACTGAGCCCTCTGGGATCCACTCTTTTGGAGGGAAGTTCTTGTCCTCATCTCCTTCACTGTGAGAACCTCAAGGGTCGTTTAAACAAGCCCCTTTGACTTGGAAGCCCACAGCCCTCTGTACTCAGCCAGCTCTTGTCTCTCTGGGCCCTCCTACCTGGCCTGCTTTCTGTACCAGGTAAAGGTTTGTTTGACGATAGGTGAGGGGCCATGGATAGCCCATGCCCCTTTctacacttttatttttcagaattttacAGAAAGTAATGCCTGatcttgagatagtgtctcattttagaaaataatatttgcattttcattatgaaaataaaacaccTCCTTAGGAAAATTCGGAAAATATGTAAAAGTCAAacgaagagaaaaaaaagaattcatccaTATTTCTCCCACCCACCCACTAGCCAGACTGTGGAAAGGAGCTGAAAgaaaaatgtccttatttcttcctaCTCTTTTTCCATGCAAaagcctcggaaaaaaaaaaaaaaaaaaaagatctccacTCTGCTGTTTTTTCAAACACCAGACTGTCTATACAGCcttgaattttacttttttttttaaatttagcacTATTCATAAGTGTTTTTCCATGTTTTTACATagtcttcttaaatattttgaatGGCCACATAATATTCCATCAATTGGACAAACCATAATTTTCCTAACCATTCCCCTATCGCAGGCTTCCCCCAATATTTTACTATCATAAATAACGCCGGGCGGAGAGCATTTTCCGTCTTTAAGGCTGTTTCCCTAGGCCCCATTCCCAGAACTGGAATTACTGGGTCAAAGAGGACGAACGTTATGAAGACTCTGACATTCTCTGCCAAATTGCTTTCCACCAGATCTGGGCCAAGGCGGCCTCCTATGTGGGCTGTGAGCCGCCTGTGTCCCACACCCTCCGCGCCTCGGCCCCTCACCCATTGATGGATAGCCAAGGGCATCTCACGGTTGTTTGCATCCACATTCCCCGGATGGCACAAGGACCAACTGTCCATGTTTGCGAAGGGGTTGTCATACTTGGAGAGCCCGTGGCTTGTGCCCTCTGCTCATTTATCTCACGGTCGACACGTCTCTGTGTTTGCTTAATCCTCAGTTTACTCAAGGATATAAGTCTtctctgtatttgctgaaaatattatttttttagtctgttttttttccccctacattTTGATTTTTTGCCTTTTCCCCTCCACATACATAAGTTTTTCATTTGTACGGCGTCATCTGTACGGCTTTCCTTTGGAGGGAACTTTGGGGCTTCGGAGCTTAGAAAAATCCCTTCCCGCCCCAGGTTTTCAGCGTGTTCAGCTCCCCTTTCTTCTGCGGCTTGTTTCTAAAAGCCCCAGTTGTCTGAGCTCGCCACTCCATCTGGAACGTGTTGGTGGAAGGAGGGGGTCGCATGGCCAGGGGCTCCTTTCCTCCTCAAGAGCCCCCAATCCTCCTTCCTTTAGGCTCCCAGAAAGAAAGGGTGACCAGACCCCGTTTGACAGGTCTCAACAGTTGGTCCTCACCCCAGAGGCCGACACCAGCCACTGCCCCTGGAGGGTCTGTGATGGCAGCCTTGCCTTCCTATGGGACCTGGCcacatttggttttttttttgtgtgtgttcaggAAGAAACCAAGGTGCCAGTTCCAGAGAGGTGGGGTGAAGAAGCTATCTAGGCAGGAGGGCACAAGAAAGGCTGGCAGCTCCGTGGAAGGATCAGGCCACTCTTGGGATGCGGGTTTTAATTCTCGGAAGATCAAAGCTAGACAAACCCACTGTTAGGCCGGGAGCCCTCTGCCTGGTGCCAGGATGCAAGTGGATGAGGATCGGCCTGGGCCGGGCTGAAAGCAGTCTCCTCTGCTTATGaaacaatctctctctcctccttagaCTCACGGCTCCTAAGATCCCAGAAGGGGAGAAAGTAGATTTCGATGTAAGTTGATGGGACCCGGATCACCTTCAAGTTTGAGCCCTAGGACCCAAAAGGTCATCTCTACTCAACCAGCCAGACTCAGGCCACCTTACTCCAGGCAGTGCTTTCATAGTTCATTCCCAGACATGCAGGAACTTCTTCAGAAATAGGCTCTTCTTCCAatctcctccctctgtccttgCACCCATCcacttatccatccatccatccatccacccacacaTCTACATTCACCCATCCACACAGCCATCATGTAGCCTTCTGtctacccattccctctctacctgcctgcgCATCTATCCGTCCATCCGTTTCTCTAGTCATCCATCTGCTCATCCTTCTGGCTCCTCATCCATCATTCCGCCATGTCTGTCCACCTGCTTATGCGGAAGGGTTTCCGTAGTCTCCTCCCGACCCATGACCTCGCAGGTGTCCTTGAGAATGGCAGAGCCAAATCTGAGCCAGGTCCTGGGCTGCTTCACCCAAAGGGCACTGTCCTGACCCAGGGAGATGGGGATCAGGCCGCCTTGGGTCGTGGGAAGGCCATAGCTGTGGGGGTCTGGTCAGAGGAGGCAGGGCCTGTCTCTGTAAGGCACAAGAAGGTGCCACGTGCTGCGGgcgggtcctgggctggagaagtagATGGGGACTGAGGGCCTCTCCTGACCCCAGGACATCCAGAAGAAGCGTCAGAACAAGGACCTTATGGAGCTGCAGGCCCTCATTGACAGCCACTTCGAggccaggaagaaggaggaagaggagctgaTTGCTCTCAAGGAGAGaattgtgagtctggcttttctggaaagggctgggtgtggtggagctgGGCTCACCCCACTTCTCTTGGTTGCAGGAGAAGAGGCGTGCAGAGAGGGCCGAGCAGCAGAGGATCCGCGCCGAGAAGGAACGAGAGCGCCAGAATAGACTGGCGGTAAGGGTGGCATCCACACCTCAACCCCCCACCCATGAGCCCAGAGAAGTGCAGAGTCTCGAGCCTTCTTTCTCCTGAGGTCCCCACCGTGTGGGCAATGATCAGAACTTACTGGCCACTGCCCCTTGCCCTATAGACACTCCAAAAGAGGACGGTCCCTGTCCTTGGGAGCTTGCTGTCAGAAGGTTTTTAAGTCGAGGACTAATCTTAAAAGTCTTCCCAGAACACAGCCACAGCCCCACCTCTAAGGATGTTGGGGATGGGGGTCTCCACAGGAGGAGAAGgccagaagagaggaggaggatgcCAAGAGAAGAGCTGAAGATGAcctgaagaagaagaaggcacTGTCCTCCATGGGAGCCAACTACAGCAGCTACCTGGCCAAGGTGAGGCGTGTGCTCCCGACCTTGGTGGAAGCTTTCAGGATGGGCTGGTGCTCGGGCTGTGCCCTTCCTGAGACCAACTTTTCACTCTGCTCCTCATCAGGCTGACCAGAAGAGAGGCAAGAAGCAAACGGCCCGGGAGATGAAAAAGAAGATTCTTGCAGAAAGACGCAAGCCCCTGAACATTGACCATCTTAGTGATGACAAGctgaggtgagggctggagggtgCAGGTTGTCCCTAACGGCAATGCCAGACCTTCCACGAAAGCTCCGAATCCCAGATCTCTCTGGTGGCCGGAGGAGGATGTGGAAACTTGGGCATCCACCAAGCCTCACCTTTTCCACCTTCCAGAGACAAGGCCAAGGAGCTCTGGGACACCCTTTACCAACTTGAGACTGACAAGTTCGAATTTGGAGAGAAGCTGAAACGCCAGAAATATGATGTGAGTCCAGGGCCCACAGAGTCTCATCTTCCAATGGGGGTCGCTGCCTCCATGTGATCCTGTCATCCCTCTGGTTCTGCCCCTTGCCTTGGGAacctgggatttgaacctggctGGGCTCATTACTGAAGATTGTTCTCCGGGGCAGGCATTTTTGGTGTGCTGAGCCATTAGCCTGGGCCTTCTGGGTGCAGTGACCAATGCTGTGGCAGGAGCTATCATGAGTCCTTTAAGATGTCTGCTTTCCTCCTCGAGCAGACAGGGTGACACACACTCTACCTGTAACTGGGCCTGTACCCCCTCTAGGGGATTGGCAGCCTGGAGGGGGTGATGCTCGCAACACAGAGCCACCTCCCCACGCAGACACTGGCACCGAGGGCAAAGTTGCAGAGGGAGGTGGGCTGCAAGGGTGAGGACGGAATCAGGGGCTGGGATAGAAGCCAAGCTCTGAACATCCACGGAGATAAGAGTGGGCCACCCTTCCCAGGGACCGCCACGCTCAGTGCAAACACAGATACTTTGCGCTTCGCCAGCAAAACAGTGCTGCTGTCCCCCTGTGACTCCTCCAGCATCCCCGGGGGAAAAGCACACGTGAGCTTCTCCCACTGCCACTAAGACAGCCTACGAGTCCTGGCTCCTTCTTGGGAGTTCTGGGAAGGTGTGCCACTTGGGCCTTGTTTGTACAGAGCCATGGCCTCCATGTTCCCTCACTGCTCGTCCCTAGCAGAAACCTCACCTCTCAGCCTCAAGGCTGTTCGAGGGGATGACCCAGGCCCAGAGATGACTTTATTAGGCGGGGTCCAGGACCCCTCTTCTCGGCAATCCATAGCTGAGTCAGACCCAGGGCCTTGGGCTACACTCTGCCCACATTGGGTTCTATGGGCTTGGAGAACTTGAACAGGCATCAAGATACTAGCCGGGCACACAGCAGGGTCTCGAAGCCCCAGTCACTCACTCAATCTGGTAACCCTGTCGGTCTTTCTAGATCATGACTGTCCGGGCCAGAGTGGAGATGCTGGCCAAGTTGTGAGTAGTAGGCGGGGCCTGCCACAGGCCAGGCTCGTGGTATGCAATGCACGGTGGTGCCTCTCGCATGGCAAAGATCTCGGGTCGCTGAGGATACTGGCGGCAGAAGGTCTTTGCCTTACTGCCCCAGCTCCTCCCTCCTGCTCCCACTCGATGGCTTCGAGGCTGGCCTGGTGCCCTTGTTGGCAAGTGGAGAAGGAAGGACCTTACCTCTCCAGAGCTCCACCTGGAGCCAGACCCCCCTCAGCCACTGAGTCAGGAGCAGGGGCCGCGGGCCAAGCGGCAGGAAAGTCTGGGTCAGGGGGAGTCAGGGCTGGAAGAAGGGGTTTGTAGACCACATCTCCACCCTGTCCCCTTACCCTGCACTGTGTCCTGCCATGGCCGCAAGGTAAGTGGCCAGCTCAAGAGCTGCTGTGTGGAGTGGTCGGTGAGATCTAATTGAGGCACAATCTGAGGGCGACGGAGACAGTGAAACAAGGAGCCAAGAGACAGTAAGGAAGCTGGCAGTGGAGGCTGTGTCCCTGCAGTGGAGACACCTACCTACTCTGTGATAAAGACACAAGTCCCCTGGCCAGCGCCTGGCTGGGCTTCCTGGGTCCCCATCACAGTAAGTGGCCTATATTGTTACAGATCACCACCCTCAGAAGCCGTATCGACCAGGCCCAGAAGCAGTAAGTAACCTGGCTCACCCTTGTACTGTGCTGGCCTCAGCACCCCTGGGGCTAGCCTCTCATCTCTCCTTTTTAGCCATTCCCTGAGTGAGCACCTCTGGGGGCTGGCCCTTGGCAAAGCAGTAACAAGACTAACTGGCCAGGCCCCTCAAGCAGCATGAGCGGGCTCTGTGCCCCAGGACCCGGGGGCTCCTTCCTTACCTGCATGTAGGGGGTTCCAGATGGAGCTTGCTGGTGATGCCCCCAACCCTGCCCTATGCTGACCAATGGGGACAGTATAGTCGCAAGGCCCCAGGGTGGTCTCTGAGTAAACTGGCACAGCCAATATGGCTGTTTCTCCGTGTTTCAGCCTCAAAAGTGGCATAAGATGGGCGACCTGGAAGCCAGGGCCCCAATCCTGAGCAAGAGAACTGACtcatagctaggcatggtgaacacctgtaatcccagcgctcctcTGGACGTAGATGCAGggtcaggagttccaggccagcctgggctacatgagtccCTATTTCATATTAAGAAaaaggagagggtggggggatatagctcagttggcagagtgcttgcctaacatgcatgaagccctgggtttcatctccAGCATAGCGTAAACCAGGTGTGCTGGTACGTTCCtccaatcccagaactcaggaggtagaggcagaaagatcaggaattcaaggtcattcttagctacatagcaagttggaggtgagcctgagttacatgagaaaaacaacacacacaaaaaaaaaagatgagagagaaCTTCTTGGGAGGGTGACCCTCTCTCCACCCAAAAGAATCAGGTCCCATGAACTCCAGGACCTATTGCAGCAGCCAACTCCCATCCTGGGCCCTATGCACAGTGTCACTGAGTCTGGCCACAGGGCTATCTCACTCTGAGGAAAGCAGTACTTGTGTTTCCTGggatttctctccctcctcccagggCCTCCTTGTTACTCAAGCAGATGGGATTGTCTCCTCAGAGGGAGCTGATGTCCTCTGGCTCCTTCTTGGGAGTTCTGGGAAGGTGTGCCACTTGGGCCTTCTTTGTACAGAGCCATGGCCTCCATGTTCCCTCATGGAACGGTCAGGGGGTCGTTACGGACTGGTTCTGTGAACATGGGTATTCTGTGTGGGTGTATGCGCACGCGGGTGTAGATGGCTGATGGACTGGCTGTGGTATTCACACACTCATCCTCCTGTTTGCCCACCAGAGAGCCTTGTGTGGCCTCGGGGCTCATGGCTTGCTGGGAAATAGAGGGCCTCAAGTAACAGTCCCAGTCCTGGGGCCCACCATCCTCAGCAGCCAGCCAGAAGAGCCCAGACATttcaggaaaatgatggcagttCTCTACCAGAAAAATCAACCCCAGTTGGGAGAGTCTGTCCACCATCGTGCCCCTAAGGCAAGACAGGAGGCTAGCGGGTGGGCCTGAGTCAGCTAACCCCATGCTAACCACGCTAAGTGCCCAGgccctgctgggcccactgcaggTGAGTCAGCCAACactgctggggctggagtgaaGTGTGTGTGCCAAAAGAGGGTGGGGACAACATGGGATATCAGAGCTGAAGGTCCCCCCTGCCTGGCtggaaataagggctggagctgggcgtggtggcgcacacctttaatcccagctctcaggagacaggtaggaggatttctgtgagtttgaaacctgtttgcgactacagagtgagttccaggtcagcctgggctggagtgagaccctatcttgggatgtgtgtgttggggggtgggggtaagCAAACAATAAAGTCTGGGGCTGGGGCTTGGCCTTGCAAGGCCTCCCCTCCCTGGGCTCAACCAGAAGCCCTGAGCCTCAAGGACAACTCGCTtcccatttgcagcagcaagaaggccGGTGCCACGGCCAAAGGCAAAGTCGGTGGGCGCTGGAAGTAAAGGAGCCGAGAGGTGTGTGGTGGCAGAGACCCTCCGCCCTGATTCCTGCCAGGGCCTGTTTCTTCAGCTCTGGGTCCTCCAACCCTCATCATGCCCAGGCCCCTTCTGGGGCTCAGGACCCATCCTGCCACAACGCCCCCACCCCCTGGGGTCTGGGAATAAAGTTATCAGACCCCCTTCTATTGGGTGTGTGTGCTGCTCTGCCTAGGGGTATAGGGAAGCCAGGAAACAGAGCCCAAGGGCAAAAGCACCCGTGGGTACCCGATTCAAAACAGCCCTGGAGTGTACAGGGCGCCCTCCACACAGGATTAGCAGCTGCGGCCCGAGTGCCCAGTGCCCACGGGTACCTCTAGAACTCAGCAGCTTCTCCTAGGGCATcccctctgccctctgcctcaGATCCCTCCATGAAGGCTTTGTCTACCTCAGGCAGCCCCCCACTTGGGCAGCCCTGTTTGGGAAAGAAGAGCTGGGCCTTGGGAGGGTCAGGAAGGAAGGCTGGCCGCCTGGAGAAGTTGCAGACACCCCAAAAGGGGAAGGCGAGGGGCCCCTCCTGGAACTTACACATCAAGGGGGGAAAGGAATGCAGGAAAGCACGTTTCCCACGAGGGAGCAAGCACGGCGAACAGCCTTTTCCTATATTATAGGAGAACACAGAACACAACTGTGCAATAAATTTGAAAGTCCTGACCAAATAGAATTATGGAAAATATAAATCACAGAAATTGGATCAAGACGCGGAGCCCTGCACAGCGAGGTATTCATAGAGAGACAGGGGCTTGTGCACAAACACCTCCGGGAAGGCTGGGGGGAGGCCAGGGCGGGCTCCTGCCAGCACCCTGCAAGCAGGACCCCTCAAGCCGCAGTCACCCCCGGTCAGGACACTGGACATATAATATgcagcccccaccccaccataGTGTAGCTGGTGTGTGCACTTCAACATGTGTAAGGGTAGCCCCCACGTGAGTGCCCCAACACACACAGCTGTGTAGCCCCCATGTGGTGGACTCCGATGCACATAGCAATGTGGCCCCCACATGTGAGCCCCAGAGCGCACACACAGACGTTTGTACTAGCAGCGCTGTAAATGTTACAGCAATATATCTGAACACTGTGTCCAGTTGTGTGCCCTGtactgaagaaaaaatatatcccatgaccCTGGCTGAAGTCCAGGGAAGGAAGGCTCTGTGACCACCAAGTCAGTTGCAAGGACCCTGTGTCTCAGGCTCAAccccattggggggggggggactgtggGACTCAGCGCAGAGGGGCGGTAGACGGACCGTGGCTAGGAGGAGACGCCAGGGCAAGGAAGGCTGGCTAGGTCAACCTACTAGGTTGTTACTGAAGGCAGGCCAGGGGATCAGACATTGTCTGAGGCTGGGGATCACCCTGACTAGACATGGGGGTGCTCAGGTATCAGGATGGGAGGGGCTCACTGACCAGACTCAGCAGGGCTCTTTGCTAACTTGGCTTGTATGAGGAAGCTCAGGAAGGACCCAAAAGGAAACGCAGGGGCCTGGCTGCAGTATGGCCGAACAGAGAGCCTTTGTTTACACCCAGCATGCACCAGCATAggcccacaacacacacacacacacacacacacacacacacacacacgttgacgGTTCTCACAAATAGATCCCTACACATGCAGACACAGTCCAGCATATACCCTCACTCCTTCACGCACGTGCACATGCAGCCCGCCCGTGCCCTCTTATACGTGTAGGTTTAAATACACCAAGCGTGAACAGGCACACTTTTTTCCAGCAACACAAGTGAGAAATACTGAGACACATTGGTGCATATGGCCAATCTCCTGTCTCGGCCTAGTTCTGAAAAACAACTGAACAGTCCAGAGCTGCCCATGGGGCAACTGTGCTGGGGATAGGTCCGGCCACCACCCCAGGCAGAAGGCCCCTTGCACCGAGAGCTGGTGGCAATTCAGAGCAGAACGAGGGGGACCTGGCTGGGAACCCAGCATACCTGGACTCTGAGTGTGCGTCTTGCAACAATGGCGAATTGACGGCTATGCGTGAGATGGGGGTACGTGTGAGACTGGGTGAAAACAAGAGGATGGGATGGAACACTGTCCCCCCCACACCCTCCAGGCCAGGAATGCATGTGAAACTCTCATGGGTGGACCTCAGCCTGGGACTGCATTCCAACCGAGGCAGGACAGGAATCCCTCCCAGACAAAGTGAAGAAGTCAGCCTGGAGGTGACTGTTTTAGCATATGTTTAGAAATATGGAAACAGGCTGAATAGTTCTGCATCAGAGGGGAAGTCATAGAGGAAGGCAGGAAGCACTTAGGGCTGAAGGATAATGGATCATGGTGCCCGGGAACAGGACGGACCCCAGGGAAATCGTGAGGCCCCATGCTTACATGAGCAGAAGGAACTGGCCTCAGACATCAGTAAGTTACAGGAGTTACACGTAGAATTCAAGAAagtaacaaacaagcaaaaaaaaaaaaaaaaaaagccaagaaacagagaagcagagagccgATGGGAAACAgaagaagtaaataaaacagaagcccATGTGAGTGGGGAAGATCCACAGGTAAAGCCCTGGTTGGGCTCTGTGAGATGATGAGAGCACAGCTAACCACTGATGGAGAATTAAGTGGCCAGGGCTCAGGCACAGGCCGGGATAGGCCAGAAAAAGGGGCCATAACCACAGAGAGGTCCAAGACTCTAATTTTCCTAAAAGAAGGTTGTAAATACATTGCTGTGATTTATCTGCATTCTGGGTAAAATGGTGAAGTCAAATCTTGAATAGCCGATTCATTTTGAAGGCACTGAACCAGTGGTTCGCTCAGTCACCACAGCAGCTTTACATCAGAAAGCTAAATGGTATGGTTCAAGTTCGCAAGACCAAGAATGTAAACTAAGACtacaagaaattttaaaaaaatgatgaggGCAGGAGTGCAGCACTGGCCTAGCATTCATGAGACCCTCAATTGCAAAAATCAAAAAAGtttttgaaggggctggagagatggctgagttgttaaggcttttgcctgcaaaaaccaaaagatcctggttctaCTCCCCCAAACCcaccttaagccagatgcaaaagggggcacatgtatcgggagttcatttacggtggctggaggccctggtgcacccattctctccctttctctccctccctgtctctctctctctctctttctctctcaaataagtaaataaaatatatttttttaaaaagcttttgaaAATACATTGAAGAAAAGCCAAAGAGGGTATCTTTCACAAACCTACAAAATCTTCATTCTGGACAATGTATGGCTAGAATATTtcttttatgattaaaaaaaattaggcaacAGCCcaacatagtggcacacacatggAATCCCAGTACTCgtgagactaaggcaggagggttgctatgagtttaaaGATATCCTGGACTACATATTGATTTCTAGCCTTGGTTAGAGTGAAggtctatctcaaaaaataacaatcaagactggtaagatggcttagcatttaaggcatttgcctgtgaagcctaagggcccaggttcaattccctagtactcatgtaagccagatgcacaaggtggtgcatgtatctggagtttgtttgcagtgacaagagtccctgaggtgcccattctctctctctttatgtcactctctctctctcaaataaataaataaataaataaaattttaaaatacaaataaaaagagtggctagggggctggagagatggcttagcggttaagcgcttgcctgtgaagcctaaggaccccggttcgaggcttggttccccaggtcccacgttagccagatacacaagggggcgcacgcgtctggagttcgtttgcagtggctggaagccctggcgtgcccattctctctctctccctctatctgtctttctctcggtgtctgtctctctcaaataaataaaaaaaaaaaaacaaattaaaaaaaaaagagtggctaGGGATTATAGGTCAGTTTGTTTAgcctttgcctagcatgcatgaggccttgggttaGGTTTCCGATACAacataaactgtgtgtggt carries:
- the Tnnt3 gene encoding troponin T, fast skeletal muscle isoform X2; protein product: MELQALIDSHFEARKKEEEELIALKERIEKRRAERAEQQRIRAEKERERQNRLAEEKARREEEDAKRRAEDDLKKKKALSSMGANYSSYLAKADQKRGKKQTAREMKKKILAERRKPLNIDHLSDDKLRDKAKELWDTLYQLETDKFEFGEKLKRQKYDITTLRSRIDQAQKHSKKAGATAKGKVGGRWK
- the Tnnt3 gene encoding troponin T, fast skeletal muscle isoform X1 is translated as MEEEREEDEEEEKPRPKLTAPKIPEGEKVDFDDIQKKRQNKDLMELQALIDSHFEARKKEEEELIALKERIEKRRAERAEQQRIRAEKERERQNRLAEEKARREEEDAKRRAEDDLKKKKALSSMGANYSSYLAKADQKRGKKQTAREMKKKILAERRKPLNIDHLSDDKLRDKAKELWDTLYQLETDKFEFGEKLKRQKYDITTLRSRIDQAQKHSKKAGATAKGKVGGRWK